One Plasmodium cynomolgi strain B DNA, chromosome 12, whole genome shotgun sequence genomic region harbors:
- a CDS encoding metalloendopeptidase (putative) yields the protein MRDSGALTPVPRLQPQLQTNELKEDEDLIKYELPNRLTSIIYKKRKNKNKKTYILNNEKYVILPSHKISNEYKKYTNPIDYNYEEMHVYMEVNTGSVNEKKNQQGISHLCEHVSYMGSKNRKNIIDKNIRTNAYTDFHHIVFYISVSLNKELYKENSLSHFQYDHVVQTVRVDQIEDYDIYTVDEFNYKHAILSKCIDTMVEVLKGETQFNRERIVKEKKAIFSEYSIINTVEYKMNSDIIKTLHKENRLSHRLPIGKLELLKRYEPKDIKKYFDLFFRTENVNLYIYGDVNVDIARKLVSEKFQNVKKEELTPEDLKYLAILNDNTLRSRNKNLPAIVHMYGGDCSGKGNPESGSSNGSADEKDEVCGGEPIIGGTHTGKEEIRTGRDSTPGDKKDAPENAENSDNAENAENSDSGSTTPLPDEYPDDNIVDARKLNELRNTFQNEALSELKFRAYLSEKYQPKLEEEKILNKSDKKRNLNLTTDFEIIKYSLNNVNINILMKEEIKSIRTMEDYKIYVMKDVMFYCLSFRFNVYKRDLFNSIDINEYTNINEGATIRTVEIKTTTKSFGEAVTAFYNFIKSLLSHGFSNDELQNYRANEIEYDDASGGSGEGDSSSANGGGTKQMKLVHPEKKEEEEQIMETRMNEMYTDEIQKIIDYNSCKHVYLNEKREKKLKQEIFDNLKIEEVNSFAKNYFQYLFNVFKGHTNFKPNCVIIHVPHMDFNSFDKDEVKKLFLDNINSVSDVPNFSLSFQNTLLSQRYVYENITTKLHMARYVDPRGGDTPRRDIFAGILHKINQIRRDPQPLLCVPPSVDTPTTVDTSSSVDTSSSVDTPTTVDTSSNIGTPTTVDTAPNFPLFLTCYGMDAENKLGEVEHGLDAPQDTHLRHPVGGKKDAKLDKLPSELKIGEAACRVNLKKYVAAEKGQREVENYQLANGIKVNLYKTQIDKKNVYLRLIIPHNDILKKKKKNVFPLLFSVICLFEGGEIESISRENVEIHCSNRSINICIDINDEYFFIDIYTYNKHENINSAFSILNNILLQTRIEESALKRVVDKLRKDFYEYKNNLQSFLLGQTISYLSDGAMGYQNFDLREAEEISLETVQKVLKHLFSDPSLFELTVVGDISDFMHYYVLHYIGTIPTRREVPTNRNATAVEGVTSQRMNLHGNENNPPQNDTPIGRDPLQDEYSLLCPLQNFEQKIKEATYVYLNEKEDHAVFLLIGKSANHFGFLSNGIHISLYLLQFLKKVLYHEMEDDHVEKNATGKEFTQLINHINMEKYKKEDMTELITRKKKLYTNPLFFNAVSYIIQYILNSKLFHYLREKKELTYDSSFEFINYEKYFAGFFTLLVQTNPKDLKIIKNEVLSSFENFTKNFYNYSDYLIENAKLSYLNKKTKDLKFFVDKISGMQLTHFPLKYKNKFLLRDNLILSKIEKIDVLLALYVLFNQTSSYHISYGIASPKDIWSEVYRNINEL from the exons ATGCGTGATTCCGGCGCCCTCACCCCTGTGCCCCGTCTTCAACCCCAACTGCAGACGAACGAACTAAAGGAAGACGAAGATTTGATAAAGTACGAACTGCCCAACCGGCTGACCAGCATCatctacaaaaaaagaaaaaacaaaaataaaaaaacgtacatCTTAAATAACGAAAAATACGTGATATTACCTTCGCACAAAATTTCAAATGAGTACAAAAAATACACGAACCCGATTGATTACAACTACGAGGAGATGCACGTTTACATGGAAGTCAACACTGGCAGTgtgaatgaaaagaaaaaccagCAGGGGATAAGTCACCTCTGCGAGCATGTCTCCTACATGGGTTCCAA AAATCGGAAAAACATcatagataaaaatatcagGACAAACGCATACACCGATTTTCACCACATCGTCTTTTACATAAGTGTCAGCCTGAACAAAGAACTGTATAAGGAAAACTCCTTAAGCCACTTCCAATACGACCATGTCGTACAAACTGTTAGAGTAGACCAAATTGAAGACTATGATATTTACACAGTGGACGAATTTAACTACAAGCATGCCATTCTGTCTAAGTGTATTGACACCATGGTGGAAGTACTAAAAGGAGAAACTCAATTCAACAGGGAACGAATTgttaaggagaaaaaggccATTTTTTCCGAGTACAGCATTATCAACACGGTGGAATATAAAATGAACTCAGATATTATTAAAACGCTCCACAAGGAAAACAG ACTGAGCCACCGACTGCCCATCGGTAAACTGGAGCTGCTGAAGAGGTACGAGCCAAAGGACATCAAAAAATACTTCGACCTTTTCTTCAGAACGGAAAATGTCAACCTGTACATCTACGGAGATGTGAACGTAGACATAGCTCGCAAGTTGGTAAGCGAAAAATTTCAGAACGTCAAGAAGGAGGAACTAACACCGGAGGACTTGAAATACCTGGCCATTTTGAATGACAACACTTTGCGATCGAGAAATAAAAACCTACCCGCAATTGTCCATATGTATGGGGGTGATTGCTCAGGAAAGGGAAACCCGGAAAGTGGCTCTTCAAATGGATCAGCAGATGAGAAGGATGAAGTGTGTGGAGGGGAACCCATCATAGGAGGCACACACacaggaaaagaagaaatacgCACAGGTAGAGATAGCACCCCTGGAGATAAGAAGGACGCTCCCGAAAACGCGGAAAATTCCGACAACGCCGAAAACGCGGAAAACTCCGACAGCGGTTCCACCACTCCCCTCCCCGACGAATACCCAGATGACAACATCGTCGACGCGCGGAAACTGAACGAATTGCGAAACACGTTTCAAAACGAAGCCCTGAGCGAGCTGAAGTTTAGGGCCTACCTCAGTGAAAAATACCAACCaaaattggaagaagaaaaaattctgaacaagtcagacaaaaaaagaaacctcAATCTGACCACAGATTTTGAAATTATCAAATATTCTCTAAATAATGTCAACATAAATATACtgatgaaggaagaaataaaaagcattCGCACGATGGaagattacaaaatttatgtcATGAAAGACGTTATGTTTTATTGCCTGTCCTTCCGATTTAACGTGTACAAGCGGGATTTATTTAACAGCATAGATATTAATGAGTACACCAACATTAACGAAGGAGCCACCATCAGAACGGTGGAAATAAAGACGACGACAAAATCGTTCGGAGAAGCTGTGACAGCTTTTTATAACTTCATTAAAAGTTTGCTATCCCATGGGTTTAGCAATGACGAGTTACAAAATTATCGAGCCAACGAGATTGAGTACGACGATGCAAGTGGAGGCAGTGGCGAAGGTGATTCCAGCTCAGCCAACGGGGGAGGCACAAAACAGATGAAGCTGGTAcacccagaaaaaaaagaagaggaggaacaaaTCATGGAAACGCGAATGAACGAAATGTACACAgatgaaatacaaaaaattatcgacTACAATTCTTGCAAACATGTTTACCTGAatgagaaaagggaaaaaaaactcaaacaggaaatttttgataatttaaaaatagaagagGTTAATTCCTTTgccaaaaattatttccagTATTTGTTTAACGTATTCAAGGGACATACCAATTTTAAACCCAACTGTGTTATTATCCATGTCCCCCACATGGACTTCAACTCTTTCGACAAGGATGAGGTGAAGAAACTGTTCCTAGACAACATCAATTCGGTATCCGACGTTCCCAACTTTTCCTTAAGTTTTCAGAACACCTTACTATCACAGAGATATGTGTATGAAAATATCACAACAAAACTGCACATGGCTAGGTACGTGGAtcccagggggggggacacACCCAGGAGAGACATATTCGCTGGCATCCTTCACAAGATCAACCAGATCAGAAGGGACCCGCAGCCCCTCCTGTGCGTCCCCCCTAGTGTGGACACGCCGACCACTGTTGACACGTCGAGCAGTGTTGACACGTCGAGCAGTGTTGACACGCCGACCACTGTTGACACGTCGAGCAATATTGGCACACCGACCACTGTTGACACCGCGCCCaatttccccctcttccTCACGTGCTACGGCATGGATGCGGAGAACAAACTCGGGGAAGTCGAACACGGGCTGGACGCCCCACAGGACACACACCTAAGGCACCCCgtgggaggaaaaaaggatgcCAAACTGGACAAACTGCCCAGCGAATTGAAGATCGGAGAAGCCGCTTGCAGGGTCAACCTGAAAAAATACGTAGCGGCGGAGAAAGGACAAAGAGAAGTCGAAAACTACCAACTGGCAAATGGGATCAAAGTGAATTTATACAAAACACaaatagacaaaaaaaacgtttacCTGAGATTAATCATACCGCATAATGacatattgaaaaaaaaaaagaaaaacgtgtTTCCCTTATTATTCTCAGTTATATGCCTCTtcgaggggggagaaatagAAAGCATCAGTCGTGAAAACGTCGAAATTCATTGCAGCAATAGgagcataaatatatgcatcgACATTAATgacgaatatttttttatcgataTTTATACGTATAATAAACACGAAAATATCAACTCGGCCTTTTCCATACTTAACAATATTTTACTGCAAACGCGGATTGAGGAGTCTGCTCTCAAGAGGGTCGTGGACAAACTCCGGAAGGACTTCTACGAGTATAAGAATAATCTCCAG TCCTTCCTGCTGGGCCAAACCATCTCGTACCTGTCCGACGGCGCGATGGGCTACCAAAACTTCGACCTGCGAGAAGCCGAAGAAATATCCCTGGAAACGGTGCAGAAGGTGCTAAAGCACCTGTTTAGCGACCCCTCCCTCTTTGAGCTTACCGTTGTAGGAGATATATCCGATTTTATGCACTACTACGTGCTGCATTACATTGGAACGATTCCAACTAGAAGAGAGGTGCCCACAAATAGGAACGCAACAGCAGTGGAAGGAGTAACCTCCCAACGAATGAATCTCCATGGTAATGAAAACAACCCACCGCAAAACGACACACCCATCGGAAGGGACCCCCTACAAGACGAGTACTCCCTCCTGTGCCCACTTCAAAACTTCGAACAGAAAATAAAGGAAGCTACCTACGTgtatttaaatgaaaaagaagatcACGCtgttttcctcctcatcggAAAGAGTGCCAACCACTTTGGCTTCCTCTCCAATGGGATACACATATCACTATACTTACTACAATTtctaaaaaaagttttatatCACGAAATGGAAGATGATCATgtcgaaaaaaatgccacaGGTAAAGAATTCACACAACTAATAAATCACATCAACATGGAAAAATACAAGAAGGAAGACATGACAGAATTaattacaagaaaaaaaaaattatataccaACCCGTTATTCTTCAATGCAGTATCTTACATCATACAGTACATACTGAACAGTAAATTATTTCACTAtttacgagaaaaaaaagaattaactTATGATTCTTCTT
- a CDS encoding delta-aminolevulinic acid dehydratase precursor (putative), with protein MIKINGIILLYFSVLNLVCCLNSNFCKSAYILYSPQSTKRYKAPFRRWNNPQNNNNLTDLSKDQKSTEDLYNENVARQCNLKNFAKDINGNLYIETNRRERRIKRNKYLRSLYSNNSIRMSNFIYPMFIHEEDTPKKETQLDGIYTYSVEGIVKEIEECLQLNIHHFMFFPVVKEENKTAYCSECYNESIFFCNAINKIKQKFKNQVVIYVDVALDPYNIYGHDGIYDEQEGEILNDVTVHTLVKQSLCLAKCGADVVCPSDSMDNRIEQIRKNLDFHNFRNVLILSYTCKYSSCLYKPFRSILNSNIHKNVVKNKQSYQHDFNAYYDLNHVEKHISEGADILMVKPSLFYLDVISRIRSRMAKHATVPLAVYNVSGEYMMIKNYVKQLNAHINYENEILTELFKSYLRSGANIIITYFAKQYGLYLRNLYDGNVDIDDDLNSNFNVELTL; from the exons atgataaaaataaacggaATAATTTTGCTTTACTTTTCTGTGCTCAATTTGGTGTGTTGTCTTAATAGCAACTTCTGTAAAAGCGCCTACATCTTGTACTCTCCGCAGTCGACGAAG AGGTACAAGGCCCCCTTCAGAAGATGGAATAACCCACAGAACAATAAc AATTTGACCGATTTAAGTAAAGACCAAAAATCCACTGAAGATTTGTACAACGAAAATGTAGCAAGGCAATGCAacctaaaaaattttgcaaaggaCATAAATGGCAACCTCTACATCGAAACGAATAGGAGGGAAAGGAGGATAAAGAGAAATAAATACTTGCGCTCCTTATACAGTAACAATAGCATACGGATGTCTAACTTTATTTATCCGATGTTCATTCATGAggag GATACCCCAAAGAAGGAAACCCAGCTGGATGGAATTTACACCTACAGCGTAGAGGGAATTGTGAAAGAGATCGAAGAATGCTTACAACTGAATATTCACCACTTTATGTTTTTCCCAGtggtgaaggaagaaaataaaacggCGTACTGCTCCGAATGCTACAATGAAAGCATCTTCTTCTGTAACGcgataaacaaaataaaacaaaaatttaaaaaccaAGTTGTGATTTACGTGGACGTGGCTCTGGATCCGTACAACATATACGGGCACGATGGGATATATGACGAacaggagggggaaataCTCAACGACGTTACGGTGCACACGCTGGTGAAGCAG TCCCTATGCCTAGCCAAGTGTGGCGCCGACGTAGTGTGCCCCAGCGATTCAATGGATAACAGAATTGAACAAATTAGGAAAAATCTAGATTTTCACAACTTCAGAAATGTCCTCATATTGTCCTACACGTGCAAATATTCCTCATGCCTGTATAAGCCATTTAGATCCATCCTGAATTCCAACATTCACAAAAACGTCGTCAAAAATAAGCAGTCATATCAGCACGACTTTAACGCGTACTATGACCTCAACCATGTGGAGAAAC ACATCAGCGAAGGGGCCGACATCCTCATGGTCAAACCGTCGTTATTTTACCTAGACGTGATCAGCCGCATTAGAAGCAGAATGGCCAAACACGCCACGGTGCCACTGGCTGTTTACAACGTCTCTGGTGAATACATGATGATCAAAAATTACGTCAAACAGTTGAATGCACAcataaattatgaaaatgaaattttgaCAGAGCTCTTTAAAAGCTATCTAAGATCAGGGGCAAATATAATTATCACCTATTTTGCTAAGCAGTATGGTTTGTACCTCAGAAATCTGTATGACGGTAATGTCGACATAGACGACGATTTGAACAGCAATTTTAATGTTGAATTGACACTATAA
- a CDS encoding hypothetical protein (putative): MDVLRRGDTLNPRVKRSRSIIQRDERNQEHSSGSNHQQLVIYGNSFKNNSLGYAWNAYFDKNKIKKNIMVCCDLSKICEDILKGVENNSLTIKTFSFLLIGVCNIYKKKVYFIGQDYDFLKRKILSLYKNKDNELNDLMVTGKDSKRRKLGKDNEDDNNKSGNKKRLNRNSLNIKRGSIGLNELIPSVIDNFTGRKSRFSLNADEISIAGTEHSSYNDMFNENEMNNQMLLEISGLNYLNFDHENEDTENDNGNGISDVNNNYMGGNNGSTSNRSSVHSSMGHYHDMEKALEGSYISRNSIPMNNFDGLHLNRALSESFHNPMDNLNLENSILNNMIPKNMFSNLENSMNERGSMMGEFNDLEFNSVHRSDGLSSVNRFNDGMDRGENSGVNPDGSTEKRNLQNEFSNVGGEQGFHQHFGNLNVQGNENGKGVNTNDGKPLTNNFNGMMSTSRDFPNMPYNVSPGNNHFMGRYHNMNNASMHNRNDLYNLNPFMSMHSMNNNNMDGRNSYAPYSQRIPNHNTFGDLDVMSNVMVGSMFTPQKKRNLSKKNAYLGALNFESYQNFDYFHQKDDDAFIKKLNTLLGLDDDENEGKGGEDGEEGEEEDDVHLAQGDNANRGTASEGQTGNSKTGDNDKCGNEQIVLNDEGEKDKEGGSLLNGSTSNQLVGKKRKLEKHIIDKNYMIKDTVMKGMLKNESVRTVQKLEINFGYESQDCEKKKKTLENYLTCSVGNRSFLYENKNVFDHFSMKKCLDNIDESMASNENETLSNHFLSFDGEHEVGTMKSDNNMMHFEEVREQIGGMQFDLPNENHPNGYKNRFNMDPSLSQHEQIDLNLNDLNINDMSINDMSVNDMSVNDMSVNDMSVNDMSVNDMSVNDMSVNDLNANDLNATDLNAKDLPFKDDMGSRLHLGGQMSKSLVAYGENGSVEKNDELDMNGNFLNDRLNSEFTPSSASPLLDLSMNSNFNFSDVFTKDNESSVLEDNSVKVDINLNQDFDLIAKELLEVYKNLSTKINYIFFDLITKNRQSKDEVAVLFYITLHLANLGYLNIVQKPILADQLGSYGENCSRPILIQYMGQRDN, translated from the exons ATGGATGTGCTGAGAAGAGGCGACACGCTAAACCCGAGGGTTAAAAGGAGCAGGAGCATAATCCAAAGGGACGAAAGAAACCAGGAACACAGCAGTGGCAGCAACCATCAGCAACTCGTGATTTATGGGAATTCTTTCAAAAACAATTCGCTAGGGTACGCATGGAATGCATACTttgataaaaacaaaataaagaagaatatTATGGTATGCTGTGATTTAAGTAAGATTTGCGAAGACATCTTGAAAGGAGTTGAGAACAACAGCTTGACTATTAAaacgttttcctttttgctcattGGGGTGtgtaatatatacaaaaagaAGGTGTATTTTATTGGTCAAGAttacgattttttaaaaaggaagatccTGTCCCTGTACAAAAATAAGGACAATGAATTGAACGACTTGATGGTAACTGGTAAGGATTcgaagagaagaaaattagGAAAAGACAACGAAGATGATAATAACaaaagtggaaataaaaagaggctAAATAGAAATTCACTCAATATAAAGAGGGGTTCCATTGGCTTGAACGAATTAATCCCATCCGTAATTGACAATTTTACGGGAAGAAAATCTCGCTTTTCTTTGAATGCTGATGAGATAAGTATTGCCGGGACAGAGCACAGCAGTTACAATGACATGTTTAACGAGAACGAAATGAATAATCAGATGCTTCTGGAGATTTCCGGCCTGAACTACCTAAACTTTGACcacgaaaatgaagacacGGAGAATGACAATGGTAATGGTATTAGCGATGTTAATAATAACTACATGGGTGGAAATAATGGAAGCACCAGCAATCGTAGTAGTGTTCACAGCAGTATGGGTCACTACCACGACATGGAGAAGGCATTAGAGGGTTCGTACATTTCTAGGAATAGCATCCCGATGAACAATTTTGATGGGCTGCATCTGAATAGGGCACTATCTGAATCGTTTCACAACCCTATGGATAATTTGAACTTGGAAAACTCTATATTGAACAATATGATCCCGAAGAACATGTTTTCTAATTTGGAAAACTCCATGAATGAGAGGGGCAGCATGATGGGTGAATTTAACGACTTGGAGTTTAACTCTGTGCATAGGAGTGACGGTTTGAGCTCTGTGAATCGATTCAACGATGGGATGGATAGAGGCGAGAATTCTGGTGTGAATCCTGATGGTAGTACAGAGAAGAGGAACCTCCAGAACGAGTTCTCCAACGTGGGAGGTGAACAAGGATTTCATCAGCACTTTGGAAACTTGAACGTACAGGGAAATGAAAACGGAAAGGGGGTGAACACAAATGATGGCAAACCATTGACTAATAACTTTAATGGGATGATGAGCACATCTAGGGATTTTCCAAACATGCCATACAACGTGTCTCCAGGAAACAACCATTTCATGGGAAGGTACCATAACATGAATAATGCATCTATGCATAACAGAAACGATTTGTACAATTTGAATCCGTTTATGAGCATGCATTCAATGAATAACAATAATATGGACGGTAGAAATAGTTATGCTCCTTACTCACAAAGGATTCCAAATCATAACACTTTTGGAGACTTAGATGTGATGAGTAACGTCATGGTGGGTAGCATGTTCACTCCCCAGAAGAAGAGAAATCTGTCCAAGAAGAATGCCTACTTGGGAGCCCTAAACTTTGAGTCGTATCAGAATTTTGATTATTTCCACCAGAAGGATGACGAtgcttttattaaaaagttgaACACGTTGCTTGGGTTGGATGACGATGAGAATGAGGGGAAAGGGGGCGAAGacggggaagaaggggaagaggaggatgacGTGCATTTAGCGCAAGGGGATAATGCAAATAGGGGAACTGCATCCGAGGGACAGACGGGGAACTCCAAAACGGGAGATAATGACAAATGTGGAAATGAGCAAATAGTTCTGAACGATGAGGGAGAGAAGGATAAGGAGGGAGGTTCTCTTCTGAATGGATCCACCAGTAATCAGCTGGtagggaagaaaagaaaactaGAAAAACACAttattgataaaaattatatgataaagGATACGGTGATGAAGGGGATGCTGAAAAACGAAAGT GTAAGAACTGTGCAAAAgttggaaataaattttgggTACGAATCTCAAGATTgtgagaagaagaaaaaaactctcgaaaattatttaacgTGCTCAGTGGGTAACAGGtcctttttatatgaaaataaaaacgtgtTTGATCATTTtagtatgaaaaaatgtttggaTAACATCGACGAGAGTATGGCATCTAACGAGAACGAGACGCTGTCGAACCACTTCCTATCATTTGACGGGGAACACGAAGTAGGGACCATGAAAAGTGACAACAATATGATGCATTTCGAGGAGGTGCGAGAGCAAATTGGTGGGATGCAATTTGACCTACCGAATGAGAACCACCCGAATGGGTACAAAAATCGGTTCAACATGGACCCGTCTCTATCCCAGCACGAGCAGATAGATCTAAATTTGAACGATTTGAATATTAACGATATGAGCATTAACGATATGAGTGTTAACGATATGAGTGTTAACGATATGAGTGTGAACGATATGAGTGTGAACGATATGAGTGTGAACGATATGAGTGTGAACGATATGAGTGTGAACGATTTGAATGCTAACGATTTGAATGCTACCGATTTGAATGCTAAGGACCTCCCTTTTAAGGACGACATGGGTTCTAGATTGCACCTGGGGGGTCAGATGTCCAAAAGTTTGGTGGCTTACGGAGAAAACGGTAgcgtggagaaaaatgacGAATTAGACATGAATGGGAATTTCCTAAATGACCGACTCAATTCTGAATTCACCCCCTCGTCGGCTTCCCCCCTCCTGGATTTGTCCATGAACTCcaattttaacttttctGATGTTTTCACCAAGGACAATGAAAGCTCAGTGCTGGAAGATAACAGTGTGAAAGTGGATATAAATCTGAACCAGGACTTTGACTTAATTGCCAAGGAGTTGCTTGAGGTGTACAAGAATTTATCGACAAAAATTAACTACATCTTTTTTGATCTCATTACGAAGAATAGACAATCCAAGGATGAAGTAgctgttttgttttacatCACATTGCACTTGGCAAATTTGGGGTACTTAAACATAGTGCAGAAGCCGATTCTTGCGGACCAGCTGGGTTCCTATGGGGAGAATTGCTCGAGGCCGATCCTCATTCAGTACATGGGTCAGAGGGACAACTGA